Below is a genomic region from Alkalinema sp. FACHB-956.
GTTGCTTTTGCAACGGTCGGCTCTTTCGTAAAAGGTTCTTTGGCAAAGGGTTCTTTGGGCAAGGACTCCTTCGCAAAGGTCTCTTTGGTGACCGCCTCTTTGATAAAGGGTTCGCCTGGACGACGACGGCGACGGCGACTCCGACCCCGTTCTTGGTAGCTGGGATGGTGTAATAGCTCCAGGTCCCCTTCGTTCGATTCCGTCTCAAACTCATCAAAGTTGGGCCGGGGGGCGTCATAACTTGGTTGAGGTTCGCGGCGATTAAAATCGCGACGGGCTTCAACACTGCGATCGCGGGGTTCCGTAGCGGCCAGACGTTCCACGGCTGCGAGATCGATCGCAGACACCCCTTCACCCGGTAGTTGCGCGGTGAGACCCAAACCGCCACAGGTGTGGCAGGGTTGGCCAAATAATTCGTAAATGTTTTTCCCTTGGCGTTTGCGAGTCAGTTCAACCAAGCCCAGCTCAGTCAGTTGAGCAATTTGGGGCTTGGCTTTATCGGCGCGGAGGGCTTTATTAAAGTGCTCCAGCACTTGCAACTGGTCGCGCCGGGATTCCATGTCGATGAAGTCTACGACAATTACCCCAGCAATATTCCGTAGGCGTAACTGACGGGCGATTTCCGTTGCCGCTTCACAGTTGGTCCACAGGACGGTTTCCCGAGCCGTGGCCGATCGGGTGAAGGATCCCGAGTTCACATCGATTACAGTTAACGCTTCCGTTTTTTCAATGATGATGTAGCCACCGGAAGGCAGATCCACCCGAGGTTTCATGGCTTCACGAATAGCCGCATTCACCCGGAAATATTCCAGAATCGAACCCCGATCGCGGTGCTGATCAATGAGCACCCCTTGGGGGAGTTTCCCCCCCCCCCAATTGGTTAAGTGCTGCTTCACCCGTTTTAGGCCAGGAACCGAATCCACTACGATGCGGTTGACATCGCCGCTATAGACATCCCGTAAAACCCGTTGCACGAAGTCATCATCCCGGTTCAGCAGCGCGGGAGCACGGGTCGATGTCGCTTCCTGCAACACGTTTTCCCACTGCCGTTGCAGCATTTCCAAATCTTCGATAATGGCCTCTTCGGGGACGCCATCGGCTTCGGTCCGCACCACCATACCCATGCCAGCGGGTTTAATCAGAATCGCCAAGGCCCGTAAACGATTCCGTTCATTTTCGTTAGTAATCCGTCGGGATAGATTAACCCCCCGTCCGTTGGGCATCAAGACTAAATAGCGACCGGGTAGGGAAATATTCCCCGTAAGCCGAGGGCCTTTACTGCCGGTCGGTTCTTTCATGACCTGCACTAGCACTTTTTGCTGCGGTGCCAGTAGTTCTGTGATGGAGCCTGCCGATCGCTTGAGCCGCAGGGGTCCTAAATCGCTGACATGGATAAACCCATTGCGTTCAGAATCCCCAATATTCACGAAGGCTGCATCGATGCCGGGAAGGACATTTTCAACAATACCGAGATAAATATCACTGACCTGATGGGTTCCAGTCGCAACGATGAGTTCTTGAATCTGATCTTCTGCAAAAACAGCCGCAATGCGGTGCTGTTCGGCAATAACAATTTGCTTTGACATTCAACTTCCTCAAATTTGGCGTCGATCAGCCCCTCCGAGGATCGTTCACTTCTGGTGGATGGCTGAATTCAGCGCGAATCGATTTGGAAATAAACCAAAAAATAAGCCTTGAGGTGAGTGGACAGGATTGCAACTGGGTTTCCGAAACATCTCAAGACAACTCCTCAGCTTGCAACCGAGTTCCAGCGGGACGCTAACGATCGCTCCAGAAATCAACCAACTTCAACCCCATGAGTTGGATCGGTACATTTCTATAGAAGGTGTAAAAAACCTAAGCTTATCGGAGATTGGGCTTGGTGACAAAATCACATCCAGCAGCACCTAACAGGGACGATCCGTCCACAACAATCTCTATTGCAAAGCATTATAGCCTGTCGGGATCATTCTGCCACGCACCATCCTTAAAAATCTTGACACAACCTGAAAGAGGGCATAGTCCCCTATCCGTCATACTGATCCCAATTCGCTGCTTCAGGACTCTCAATCCTGAGGGGCTTCAGGGGCTTCAAGGGCTTTAGGGGCTTCAGAAACAACTTCAGCCAATTCTAATTGCACTCGATGAACCCGAGTTAACCTTAAGGGCTGCGCCATCACCCGTTCTAGCAAAATCACCATTTCATGGGGCCGCAGCATGGTGCCATCGTTTTTGCAACTGCCTAGATAGCGCAGGGTGGCTCCGGTTTCACCGGCTGCAACTAGCTCGAGTTCAAACAGTCGATCGCGCAGATTAGTGGGAATTACTTTGCCGGACTTAGTGGTTCGATCGATCCAGCATTCCGTCTGGTTCAGGACTTGTTGCACCCAGTTTTGCCAATTCAAGACTTGGGGCAAGACTTGGGGTTGCCCAGGATGGCTGACTGCATTGATGACTGGATGGGTGACTGCATCCGCCTCATGATCTTCCCCGAGTCCCAGTTCCACTTGAATTTCGTAGGTGGCTCGTTCCAGTAAGGCGGTGGCGGAAGGCTGTTTGAGATCCACAGCTTCCACGCGGTAGATGGGTAAATCGGCAGGCAGGTGGGTCGCTAACCGTTGGCGAAAGTCTTCTACGTCTACAGATTGCGCTAATTCAAAATCAACAATTTCCCCCGAACTGGTATGTCCCAGGGACAAAGCATTCGCAGGCATAATCCTTGGACTGGGATGAAATCCGCCGGTAAAGGAAATCGGTAAACTGGCTCGGCGCACGATGCGATCGAACAGCCGGAGCAAATCCAAATGACTGACTAGGGCCATGTCTCCCTGCTTGCCATACCAGACCCGCAGCCGTTGTACCCGCTCCTGATTGGGTTTGAAGTGACCGATAAAGTGGGGAATGGAGGGGGGAGGTACCACCACATTATGACCAAAGTCTACGCTGCATACCCCACAGTGGGAACACCCCTCAAAGGAACAGTCGGGGACAACCGCCGCTTCTAGAGCCCGTTTGAGATCGTCATGTAACCATTGTTTATCAATGCCGGTGTCGAGGTGATCCCAAGGTAAAGGTTTGCTGCAATCCGGGAGACGGTAACCGCCAATTTCTTCATCTGCAGCGAAAATATTCCATTCACCATCTTCGACTTGGCGATATTTCCAGTCCAAACCGGCTTCCGCGATCGCCTGAGTCCAAGCCCCAAAGGCTTTATCCAAGCTTTCCCACCAGGCATCCATCCCAGCTCCCAGTTCCCAGGCCCGCCGCACGACCGCAGATAACCGCCGATCGCCCCGTCCCACAAAGTCTTCCATCGCGGAAATGCGGACATCGGTGAAGTTGGCCTTGATGCCCCGTAGTTCCCGGAAGGCCGATCGCAGCAATTCCTGTTTACGGGCAAACTCTGTAGTGGAAACAGAGTGCCACTGGAACGGAGTATGGGGCTTGGGCGTAAAATTGGAAATCGTCACGTTGAAGTCTAGCCGCCGCCGTCCCCGGGCAGAACATTCCCGTCGTAGCCAATCTAGGGTTTCCACAATCCCTATGACATCAGCGTCGGTTTCCCCGGGCAGCCCAATCATGAAGTAGAGCTTGACCTTATCCCAACCCTGTTGCCAAGCAGTTTTAACCCCTCGCAGCAGTTCTTCGTTGGTTAATCCCTTATTAATAATGTCCCGCAGCCGTTGAGTTCCGGCTTCTGGGGCAAAGGTGAGACTCATGGGCCGGTTGCCGCCAAGGATATTGGCAATGTTTTCATCAAAGCGATCGACCCGCTGACTGGGTAAAGACAGGGAAATGTTTTCGTCCTTGAGGCGATTTTTAATCTCCATGCCCACCGCAGGTAGGGCGAGGTAGTCGGAGCAACTCAGGGAAAGCAGGGAAAACTCGTTATAGCCCGTTGCCCGCATGCCATCTTCGATCGCTTCAATGACGGCCTCCGGGGCCACGTCTCTCGCTGGACGGGTTAGCATTCCCGGTTGGCAAAAGCGGCAGCCTCGGGTACAGCCTCGGCGGATTTCCACAGTCAAGCGATCGTGGACAGTTTCCACGTAGGGAACTAGGCCGATGGAATAGGCCGGGATCGGTACTGCGACACGACGCAAAATCCGATGGGGAACCTCCGATCGATTAGGAGCTACGGATCCATCCGGAGCCATATCGTAGAACTGCGGCACATAGACCCCGGGCACTTGGGCAAGGTCGAGTAAGAGGGCCTCCCGACTCAAGCCTGTCTGCTTCCCTTCTTCTAGAATTAACCCAATTTCCGGGAGTAATTCTTCGCCATCTCCTAGAACGATAAAATCGAAAAACTCAGCGTAGGGCTCTGGGTTGGAAGTCGCTGTCTGTCCCCCCGCAAAAATCAGGGGAAAGTTGGTGCCATTGCGCTCCTGCCAGGTGAGGGGAATGCCTGCCAGATCCAGCATTTCCAGGATATTCGTTGCCCCCAATTCATAGGACAGGCTGAACCCTAAAATGTCAAACTCGAGCAGCGATCGCCGGGATTCCACCGCGAACAAGGGTGTCTGGGTCTGACGCAGCTTTTGGGCTAGATCCGGTGCGGGTAAATAGGCTCGATCGCACAGTTGTCGAGGCTGGGCATTGATAATGCTGTAGAGGATAATGTGGCCGAGGTTGGATGCCCCCACCTCATAGACCTCAGGATAGGTCAGTGACCAACGCACGATCGCGCTATCCCAAGGTTTATGGACTGCGCCGACTTCATTGCCCAGGTAGCGAGCAGGGCGCAAAATTTCAGGGGTCAGTAAACTTTCAACGGCAACAGCCACAGCAAAACCTTTCCCAGTACAAGAATTC
It encodes:
- a CDS encoding Rne/Rng family ribonuclease, whose translation is MSKQIVIAEQHRIAAVFAEDQIQELIVATGTHQVSDIYLGIVENVLPGIDAAFVNIGDSERNGFIHVSDLGPLRLKRSAGSITELLAPQQKVLVQVMKEPTGSKGPRLTGNISLPGRYLVLMPNGRGVNLSRRITNENERNRLRALAILIKPAGMGMVVRTEADGVPEEAIIEDLEMLQRQWENVLQEATSTRAPALLNRDDDFVQRVLRDVYSGDVNRIVVDSVPGLKRVKQHLTNWGGGKLPQGVLIDQHRDRGSILEYFRVNAAIREAMKPRVDLPSGGYIIIEKTEALTVIDVNSGSFTRSATARETVLWTNCEAATEIARQLRLRNIAGVIVVDFIDMESRRDQLQVLEHFNKALRADKAKPQIAQLTELGLVELTRKRQGKNIYELFGQPCHTCGGLGLTAQLPGEGVSAIDLAAVERLAATEPRDRSVEARRDFNRREPQPSYDAPRPNFDEFETESNEGDLELLHHPSYQERGRSRRRRRRPGEPFIKEAVTKETFAKESLPKEPFAKEPFTKEPTVAKATSWEEPSRYPGTVGSPVLAGARGNGSPVPTEEVPARDARPERGERPEREDRRSRNRRDRFPSEPPEVVHVEMTEEEQDVYALMGVSPLILSPQEVKNPKAALISVFLPGEAPPVPEVEAGLVDRDDEDEDDVAVSVGKFSASSTDSVDEIHEADTFSSRSGFAPSLSPSVEESSPFNQESEESAQENDGRIRRRRRRSSAVLEE
- a CDS encoding TIGR03960 family B12-binding radical SAM protein; protein product: MAVAVESLLTPEILRPARYLGNEVGAVHKPWDSAIVRWSLTYPEVYEVGASNLGHIILYSIINAQPRQLCDRAYLPAPDLAQKLRQTQTPLFAVESRRSLLEFDILGFSLSYELGATNILEMLDLAGIPLTWQERNGTNFPLIFAGGQTATSNPEPYAEFFDFIVLGDGEELLPEIGLILEEGKQTGLSREALLLDLAQVPGVYVPQFYDMAPDGSVAPNRSEVPHRILRRVAVPIPAYSIGLVPYVETVHDRLTVEIRRGCTRGCRFCQPGMLTRPARDVAPEAVIEAIEDGMRATGYNEFSLLSLSCSDYLALPAVGMEIKNRLKDENISLSLPSQRVDRFDENIANILGGNRPMSLTFAPEAGTQRLRDIINKGLTNEELLRGVKTAWQQGWDKVKLYFMIGLPGETDADVIGIVETLDWLRRECSARGRRRLDFNVTISNFTPKPHTPFQWHSVSTTEFARKQELLRSAFRELRGIKANFTDVRISAMEDFVGRGDRRLSAVVRRAWELGAGMDAWWESLDKAFGAWTQAIAEAGLDWKYRQVEDGEWNIFAADEEIGGYRLPDCSKPLPWDHLDTGIDKQWLHDDLKRALEAAVVPDCSFEGCSHCGVCSVDFGHNVVVPPPSIPHFIGHFKPNQERVQRLRVWYGKQGDMALVSHLDLLRLFDRIVRRASLPISFTGGFHPSPRIMPANALSLGHTSSGEIVDFELAQSVDVEDFRQRLATHLPADLPIYRVEAVDLKQPSATALLERATYEIQVELGLGEDHEADAVTHPVINAVSHPGQPQVLPQVLNWQNWVQQVLNQTECWIDRTTKSGKVIPTNLRDRLFELELVAAGETGATLRYLGSCKNDGTMLRPHEMVILLERVMAQPLRLTRVHRVQLELAEVVSEAPKALEAPEAPQD